A genomic window from Bicyclus anynana chromosome 11, ilBicAnyn1.1, whole genome shotgun sequence includes:
- the LOC112052865 gene encoding pre-mRNA splicing regulator USH1G, translating to MTTDRFHKAAKDGLLVVLGEATRKECNNKDESGMTPTLWAAFEGHIEALRLLCARGGEPDKADYFGNTALHLAAARGHKECVTFLINFGANMYAMDVDGHTAQELAAINGRDDILRFLDQATGKLENNDKKKAKSLKEKAKKDHEKLQKQYTKRQSKAEVNAEKELKKLTKEWDHGYNEEVSTMPHRPSNVLMALKQKMTRSSSQGNLLEEQPRPTYSALVGTVGGGARGRGAVYKKALASKLRNGTVGKSAAKDDFKVGEVERTGRRSVTSLNGVRRDSEVMYVGTFGAGPQQRGAVADVFDDTRKPALTRSASQPDFMAAQNEDSGIGQEVLLQEPASIFDRPGFGSVAFRRSITATLSALPASEELSIGSAGSLAARHAYQPTEWNSTQSGSSTITSDEEGEADETGYSSLERFLTAWGLSQYIQKFKDEQIDLDSLMLLTESDMKSLGLPLGPYRKLVTVVQERKQALSHPGPMIDTAI from the exons aGCTGCCAAGGATGGTCTGCTGGTGGTACTCGGAGAGGCGACGAGGAAAGAGTGCAACAATAAGGATGAATCAGGGATGACGCCAACGCTGTGGGCCGCCTTCGAGGGACACATCGAAGCATTGAGATTACTATGTGCAAGAGG agGTGAACCTGACAAAGCTGACTACTTCGGCAACACTGCCCTCCACCTAGCAGCCGCGCGAGGTCACAAAGAATGCGTCACCTTCCTCATCAACTTCGGGGCGAACATGTATGCGATGGACGTGGATGGACACACGGCTCAGGAGCTGGCCGCCATTAATGGCAGAGACGATATACTGCGCTTCTTAGACCAAGCGACGGGGAAGTTAGAAAATAATGACAA AAAAAAAGCAAAATCTTTAAAGGAAAAAGCGAAAAAAGATCACGAGAAACTCCAAAAACAGTACACAAAGAGACAGAGCAAAGCTGAGGTGAACGCTGAGAAGGAGCTGAAGAAACTGACGAAGGAATGGGACCACGGGTACAACGAGGAGGTGTCGACGATGCCGCACAGGCCCAGTAACGTGCTGATGGCTTTGAAGCAGAAGATGACTCGGTCGTCTAGCCAAG GCAATCTGCTGGAGGAGCAGCCGCGGCCGACGTATAGCGCGCTGGTGGGCACGgtgggcggcggcgcgcgcggtcGCGGCGCGGTCTACAAGAAGGCGCTCGCCAGCAAGTTACGCAACGGCACAGTGGGCAAGAGCGCTGCTAAGGACGACTTTAAG GTGGGCGAGGTGGAGCGGACGGGGCGGCGCTCCGTGACGTCACTGAACGGCGTGCGGCGCGACTCGGAGGTGATGTACGTGGGCACGTTCGGCGCGGGCCCACAGCAGCGCGGCGCCGTCGCCGACGTGTTCGACGACACGAGGAAACCCGCGCTCACGAG GTCAGCCAGTCAGCCAGACTTCATGGCTGCACAGAACGAAGACAGTGGCATCGGACAAGAAGTGTTGCTTCAAGAACCCGCCAGCATATTCGACCGGCCTGGCTTCGGCAGCGTCGCTTTTAG ACGTTCGATAACAGCAACGCTGAGCGCTTTGCCGGCTAGCGAGGAGCTGTCGATCGGCTCGGCGGGGTCATTGGCCGCCAGACACGCATACCAGCCCACTGAATGGAATTCCACACAATCTG GAAGTTCAACCATAACATCCGACGAGGAAGGCGAAGCAGACGAGACAGGCTACTCCTCTCTAGAGCGCTTCCTAACAGCCTGGGGCTTGTCTCAATACATACAGAAGTTCAAGGACGAACAGATAGACTTGGACTCCCTCATGCTGTTGACGGAGAGCGACATGAAGTCGTTGGGTCTACCGTTAGGGCCGTATAGAAAGCTGGTAACTGTCGTACAGGAGAGGAAGCAAGCGTTGTCACATCCCGGACCTATGATTGATACTGCGATATGA